A part of Bacteroidia bacterium genomic DNA contains:
- a CDS encoding DUF2490 domain-containing protein, with protein sequence MYKRLALFVLLVVVYRYLIAQSSENQMNFSYLYLGQLRISDSWSIHTDVQEVNYEALNHFSQVIIRVGANYHLKGGSILTSGIGYVRSVPFDESTLDSASDELRLWQDVRLKNTLGRLKVGHRYRFEERWVTNGADTKFSYRTRYHLSFTIPINHKEIKPGTVSLAIFDEIFINMPDLNLGLNRISGGLGYQLNPTTSLQISYQHSVGNGDISRRIQTGLFWRPDFRKAKKST encoded by the coding sequence ATGTATAAAAGGCTGGCTTTATTTGTACTGCTGGTGGTTGTTTACCGGTACTTGATCGCACAAAGCAGTGAAAATCAAATGAATTTCTCTTATCTGTACCTGGGGCAGTTGCGGATCTCAGATTCATGGAGTATTCATACCGATGTTCAGGAGGTGAATTATGAAGCATTGAACCATTTCAGCCAGGTTATCATCCGCGTGGGGGCAAATTATCATTTAAAGGGAGGAAGTATATTGACTTCGGGTATTGGTTATGTTCGTTCGGTACCATTTGATGAATCAACGTTAGACTCGGCCTCTGATGAGTTGCGTTTGTGGCAGGATGTAAGGTTGAAAAATACCTTGGGACGGTTGAAAGTGGGACATCGCTATCGATTTGAAGAGCGATGGGTAACAAATGGTGCTGATACAAAATTTTCTTATCGGACACGATATCATCTATCCTTTACCATCCCGATCAACCATAAGGAGATTAAACCAGGTACAGTATCGCTTGCCATATTTGATGAGATATTTATCAATATGCCCGATCTGAATCTGGGGTTAAATCGTATCTCCGGCGGTCTGGGTTACCAACTGAATCCTACAACTTCACTTCAGATTTCCTATCAGCATAGCGTAGGGAATGGCGACATTTCCCGCCGGATTCAGACGGGGTTGTTTTGGCGGCCCGATTTCCGCAAGGCGAAAAAAAGCACCTGA
- a CDS encoding PQQ-dependent sugar dehydrogenase — MLKLSFISAVLALMAGLFSDCKPSEPVQVSQVISSEKLNFRVDTVLSGLKVPWGLAFLPNGDILFTERKGELYLIHDGKLNPEPIGGVPKVKAKGQGGLFDLELHPKYEENGWIYLSYASPDEKNEEGGGSNTAFMRARLKDHTLVDQQVIFKASPNYQTNHHYGARMEFDNDGYLYLTVGDRGGTDFVQDLTNHRGKVFRLNDDGTVPPDNPFVGVPGAMPETFSWGHRNPQGLTLNPTTGEIWETEHGPRGGDELNIIRKGNNYGWPTITYGINYDGTIITKDTVKEGMEQPVIFWRPSIAPCGIDFVTSDKYAPWKGNILVGSMSFRYLERVELEGNEVVHQEKLLENIGRVRVVRQAPDGYLYLGIEGPGMILRLIPE; from the coding sequence ATGCTGAAGTTATCTTTCATTTCCGCTGTGCTTGCGCTTATGGCCGGGTTGTTTTCTGACTGTAAGCCTTCCGAACCCGTTCAGGTTTCGCAGGTGATCTCCTCCGAAAAACTCAATTTCCGGGTGGATACCGTGCTCTCCGGTCTGAAAGTGCCATGGGGCCTGGCATTCCTGCCCAATGGTGATATCCTTTTTACCGAAAGAAAAGGGGAACTTTATCTGATCCATGACGGCAAACTCAATCCCGAACCCATCGGCGGTGTGCCCAAAGTGAAAGCTAAAGGCCAGGGCGGATTATTTGACCTCGAGCTTCATCCCAAATATGAGGAAAATGGCTGGATTTATCTTTCCTATGCCTCTCCCGATGAAAAAAATGAAGAAGGCGGTGGATCCAATACGGCTTTTATGCGTGCCCGTCTCAAAGATCATACGCTGGTTGACCAGCAGGTAATCTTTAAGGCAAGCCCCAATTATCAAACCAACCACCACTATGGTGCGCGTATGGAATTTGACAATGACGGATATCTTTACCTCACAGTGGGCGACCGTGGCGGAACCGATTTTGTGCAGGATCTGACCAATCACCGGGGGAAAGTCTTTCGCCTCAATGATGACGGAACGGTTCCTCCGGATAACCCCTTTGTCGGCGTACCTGGCGCAATGCCCGAAACTTTCAGCTGGGGACATCGCAATCCACAAGGATTGACCCTCAATCCCACAACCGGAGAAATCTGGGAAACCGAACACGGCCCAAGAGGGGGCGACGAGTTGAATATTATCCGCAAAGGCAATAATTATGGCTGGCCGACCATTACTTATGGTATCAACTATGACGGAACCATCATCACAAAAGATACGGTAAAAGAAGGTATGGAGCAGCCTGTGATTTTTTGGCGGCCATCTATCGCTCCCTGCGGAATAGATTTTGTAACCAGTGATAAATACGCGCCATGGAAAGGAAATATCCTCGTAGGTTCTATGAGTTTCCGGTATCTGGAGCGGGTAGAACTGGAGGGCAATGAAGTTGTACACCAGGAAAAATTGCTGGAAAACATTGGCAGGGTTCGCGTAGTTCGACAGGCTCCCGATGGATATTTGTATCTGGGAATTGAAGGGCCTGGAATGATATTGCGGCTGATTCCAGAGTAA
- a CDS encoding nitrous oxide reductase family maturation protein NosD — MYRILLNIVFFLNGCATFGATLSVCSDCQYKTIKAAVHASQSGDVLLILSGTYIEGNIIIDKPLTIRGENLPVLDGNNETEILTITANDVTIDGLILRNVGTSYVEDRAGIRVQKARNFHIMNNQLENTFFGIYLEHAGDGEIGHNIITGNAKEEMSSGNGIHLWYCKRVDVFHNQVSGHRDGIYLEFVDQSTIGANISEGNLRYGLHFMFSNDDVYEGNEFAQNGAGVAVMYSRRIVMRENIFRNNWGAASYGLLLKEIYDAEIACNTFQENTLGIYVEGSSRLDYHENNFLYNGWAMKVSGGCLDNNITANNFQGNTFDLSIQTSMRDNHFDGNYWSEYNGYDLDRDGIGDVPFRPVKLFSFIIHQTPESIVLLRSLFVDLLNFAEKISPVFTPTDVMDHRPLMAPVILS, encoded by the coding sequence ATGTACCGGATACTTCTGAATATCGTATTTTTTCTCAACGGCTGCGCGACTTTTGGAGCAACCCTGAGCGTTTGTTCTGATTGTCAATACAAAACCATCAAAGCGGCTGTTCATGCATCCCAATCAGGAGATGTCCTGCTGATTCTTTCAGGAACATACATCGAAGGAAATATTATCATAGACAAACCGCTGACAATCAGAGGAGAAAATTTGCCTGTATTGGATGGTAACAACGAAACAGAAATTCTCACCATCACAGCCAATGATGTCACGATTGATGGGCTTATTCTGAGAAATGTAGGGACCAGTTATGTGGAAGACCGGGCAGGAATACGGGTTCAAAAGGCCAGAAACTTCCATATTATGAACAACCAGCTGGAGAATACTTTTTTTGGCATCTACCTGGAACATGCCGGGGATGGCGAAATTGGCCATAACATTATTACCGGAAATGCAAAGGAGGAAATGTCATCCGGAAATGGTATTCACCTCTGGTATTGTAAGCGGGTGGACGTTTTTCACAATCAGGTAAGCGGGCACCGGGATGGCATTTATCTTGAGTTTGTCGACCAAAGTACAATAGGCGCCAATATCAGTGAAGGAAATCTCCGATATGGCCTTCATTTTATGTTTTCCAATGATGATGTATATGAGGGGAACGAATTTGCCCAAAATGGGGCAGGCGTGGCTGTCATGTATTCCCGGAGAATCGTCATGCGCGAGAATATCTTTCGAAACAATTGGGGGGCAGCCTCTTATGGCCTTTTACTGAAGGAAATATACGATGCGGAGATCGCCTGCAATACTTTTCAGGAAAACACACTGGGCATTTATGTTGAAGGCTCCAGCCGTCTTGATTATCATGAAAATAATTTCCTCTACAATGGCTGGGCAATGAAGGTCAGTGGTGGCTGTCTGGATAACAACATCACCGCCAACAATTTTCAGGGTAATACTTTTGACCTTTCGATTCAGACATCTATGAGGGACAACCATTTTGACGGCAATTACTGGAGTGAATACAATGGCTACGATCTTGATCGCGACGGCATAGGAGATGTCCCTTTTCGGCCTGTGAAACTATTCAGTTTTATTATTCACCAAACCCCGGAGTCCATTGTTTTGCTCAGAAGCCTGTTTGTGGACCTTCTCAATTTTGCAGAAAAAATCAGTCCCGTGTTTACGCCTACTGATGTAATGGATCATCGCCCGCTCATGGCACCTGTCATTTTATCCTGA
- a CDS encoding cytochrome c codes for MKISLTIAVFITILGAGFPDGEWEKSKNRGKEVFENYCVACHQGTGQGIIGAFPPLAKSDYLMADPARAARAIKFGQSGEIVVNGVKYNNYMAELGLEDQEIADVMNYIMNSWGNKADSMISVDFIRGIKE; via the coding sequence ATGAAGATCAGTTTGACAATCGCTGTTTTTATCACCATTCTTGGTGCAGGTTTTCCGGATGGCGAATGGGAAAAAAGCAAAAACAGGGGAAAAGAAGTCTTTGAAAACTACTGCGTTGCCTGTCATCAGGGCACTGGCCAGGGCATCATCGGTGCTTTTCCTCCGCTGGCTAAGTCTGATTACCTGATGGCCGATCCCGCAAGGGCAGCACGGGCCATCAAGTTTGGCCAAAGTGGCGAAATCGTAGTCAACGGCGTCAAATACAATAATTACATGGCAGAACTGGGGCTCGAAGATCAGGAAATCGCCGATGTGATGAACTATATCATGAACAGTTGGGGCAATAAAGCTGATTCGATGATCAGTGTGGATTTTATCAGGGGAATTAAAGAATAG
- a CDS encoding ABC transporter permease subunit: MYKILKYSFFDLIRSRWTYVYCGFYLVLATGLFVLSNDVSKVIISLMNVVLMLVPLIATMFGVTYFYNSREFTELLLAQPVRRTHIFLGQYLGIALSLSLSLIVGLGIPFLIYGLIGSGETGNYLTLLFAGVFLSFIFSAISFFIALQFENRIKGFGITILIWLFFAVIYDGVLLVVMSVFSDYPLEKFALGASVCNPIDLSRILILMKLDISALMGFTGAVFKKFLGSGPGFVIAWISLTLWIVLPAQGIRLKSLNKDF; encoded by the coding sequence ATGTACAAAATCCTGAAATATAGCTTTTTTGACCTGATCCGCAGCCGCTGGACCTATGTGTACTGCGGGTTTTACCTGGTGCTGGCGACAGGGCTTTTTGTGCTGAGCAATGATGTTTCCAAGGTCATCATCAGCCTGATGAATGTAGTGTTGATGCTGGTACCGCTGATTGCTACGATGTTTGGGGTTACTTATTTTTACAATTCCCGGGAATTCACCGAATTGCTGCTGGCACAGCCCGTTCGCAGAACACATATTTTTCTGGGGCAGTACCTGGGGATCGCCTTGTCGCTTTCTCTGAGTCTGATTGTCGGGTTGGGTATTCCTTTTCTGATATACGGGCTTATCGGGTCAGGTGAAACAGGCAATTATCTCACGCTTTTGTTTGCAGGTGTATTCCTTTCGTTTATCTTTTCGGCAATTTCATTTTTTATCGCCCTTCAATTTGAAAACCGGATCAAAGGTTTTGGCATCACGATCCTGATCTGGTTGTTTTTTGCAGTTATTTACGATGGAGTTTTACTTGTCGTGATGTCCGTTTTCAGCGATTACCCTTTGGAAAAATTTGCCCTTGGTGCATCCGTGTGTAACCCTATTGACCTTTCGCGTATCCTGATTTTGATGAAGTTGGACATATCTGCGCTGATGGGCTTTACGGGCGCAGTTTTTAAGAAATTTTTAGGATCAGGTCCCGGATTTGTCATAGCATGGATTAGCCTGACACTCTGGATCGTCTTACCGGCGCAGGGTATCAGGCTAAAGTCATTAAACAAAGATTTTTAA
- a CDS encoding nitrous oxide reductase accessory protein NosL, whose translation MKYFLTISVIVIFCACQPKAQEINYGSDACHFCKMTIVDKQHASQLVTSKGKAYVFDSVECMIHYRQISSPETFLFTLVSDYTQPGILIPAEISTFLITPDIPSPMGANLSAFESRSAAMKLVDERSGELFTWTEIQKKLANQ comes from the coding sequence ATGAAATACTTCCTGACTATATCGGTGATTGTCATTTTCTGTGCCTGCCAGCCAAAGGCACAGGAGATCAATTATGGCTCTGACGCCTGTCATTTTTGTAAAATGACCATCGTTGACAAACAACATGCCTCACAGTTGGTGACCAGTAAAGGGAAAGCCTATGTGTTTGATTCGGTGGAATGTATGATCCACTATCGGCAAATCAGCTCTCCCGAAACCTTTTTATTTACCCTCGTCTCCGACTACACACAGCCCGGTATCCTGATTCCAGCCGAAATCAGTACATTCCTTATTACACCGGATATACCAAGTCCTATGGGAGCAAACCTTTCTGCATTTGAAAGCAGATCAGCTGCCATGAAGCTGGTGGATGAACGCAGCGGAGAATTATTCACCTGGACCGAAATTCAAAAAAAACTCGCCAACCAGTGA
- a CDS encoding HipA domain-containing protein, with product MNTNRLRKVKEIENFSGDRTLKILGKIKPVRKGFYRILDIPVSGDAPKDFIQLYSFGEGRKDQISTWPKYIAKVGKKWYPNESLVEYLLNRIGENLGLNMAKSELRIVDDQLRFLSKYFLKKGEILVHGAQIFSGFLEDNDDSFVHEIEQSGLSRELFTFQFAIKSIGHSFPKESESICIEFVKLLIFDAITGNNDRHFYNWGIVTDIEGKEKPAFSPIFDTARGLFWNYSEDKIKKLFKGVNRIDEVQFQKYIDNSRPKTGWDGLSTVNHFELVRLIYESYPKYSLICQKILHDDNLKVCIRMIEQEFKYFLSKERYILVVECLSQRFKRLQGVCGC from the coding sequence ATGAATACAAACAGACTAAGAAAAGTAAAAGAAATAGAGAACTTTTCCGGGGATAGGACTCTAAAGATACTAGGGAAAATCAAGCCTGTAAGAAAAGGATTCTACCGTATTCTTGATATTCCTGTTTCAGGAGATGCTCCTAAAGATTTTATTCAGCTATATTCATTCGGAGAGGGGCGAAAAGATCAAATAAGTACTTGGCCTAAATATATCGCAAAAGTTGGGAAGAAATGGTACCCCAATGAGAGTCTTGTGGAGTACCTCTTAAACCGAATTGGCGAAAACCTTGGTTTGAATATGGCAAAGTCTGAGTTAAGAATAGTGGATGACCAATTGAGGTTTTTAAGCAAATACTTCTTGAAAAAAGGAGAAATTCTTGTTCATGGTGCCCAGATTTTTTCAGGTTTTCTTGAAGATAATGATGATAGCTTTGTCCATGAAATAGAACAAAGCGGACTTTCCCGGGAATTATTTACCTTTCAGTTTGCTATCAAATCTATCGGGCATAGTTTTCCCAAAGAATCGGAAAGTATATGTATAGAATTTGTTAAACTATTAATATTTGATGCAATTACTGGAAATAATGACAGGCATTTTTATAATTGGGGAATAGTTACAGATATCGAAGGAAAAGAAAAACCTGCTTTTTCTCCCATTTTTGATACTGCAAGGGGACTATTTTGGAATTATAGTGAAGACAAAATCAAAAAACTATTTAAAGGGGTAAACCGTATAGACGAAGTTCAATTTCAAAAATATATTGATAATTCACGACCCAAAACGGGATGGGATGGGCTTTCAACCGTAAACCATTTTGAACTAGTTAGATTGATTTATGAGTCTTACCCAAAATATTCGCTGATTTGTCAGAAAATTCTTCATGATGATAACCTAAAGGTCTGCATCAGAATGATAGAGCAAGAATTTAAATACTTTCTTTCGAAGGAACGTTATATATTAGTAGTTGAGTGCCTGAGCCAACGATTTAAAAGACTTCAAGGTGTCTGTGGCTGTTAA
- a CDS encoding ABC transporter ATP-binding protein produces MISVQNLHKSFGKIKVLKGISLDISKPGIFAILGPNGSGKTTLIKSILGMVIPDKGKILFGNTDIHRQWEYRDQIDYLPQIARFPENLTVQEVLRMVKDLRPRRANDEELIEKFELQAFVQQRLGNLSGGTRQKVNLVLAFMYDSPIMILDEPTSGLDPVAMIRLKELIAREKAKGKTILITSHIMGFVEEIADEIVFLLEGDMYFRGSPAKLLQTYGAETIEQAIANLLLQEHSKQALTANFQKANY; encoded by the coding sequence ATGATTTCAGTACAGAACCTGCATAAATCTTTTGGCAAAATCAAAGTCCTGAAAGGCATAAGCCTGGACATCAGCAAGCCAGGAATTTTTGCCATATTGGGTCCCAACGGTTCCGGCAAAACCACCCTGATCAAAAGTATTTTGGGAATGGTGATTCCCGACAAAGGCAAAATTTTATTCGGCAACACCGACATTCACCGGCAGTGGGAATATCGCGACCAGATTGACTATTTGCCTCAGATAGCGAGGTTCCCGGAAAACCTCACAGTGCAGGAAGTTCTCCGGATGGTAAAGGATCTTCGGCCCCGCAGGGCTAATGACGAAGAGCTGATAGAAAAATTTGAACTGCAGGCATTTGTGCAGCAACGTCTGGGGAATCTCTCCGGAGGTACCCGGCAAAAGGTTAACCTGGTGCTTGCATTTATGTATGACAGTCCCATCATGATTTTAGACGAACCGACCTCAGGGCTTGACCCTGTGGCCATGATACGGCTAAAGGAGTTGATCGCACGGGAAAAAGCCAAAGGGAAAACCATTCTCATCACCTCACATATCATGGGTTTTGTCGAAGAAATTGCAGACGAAATTGTTTTTCTACTGGAGGGAGATATGTATTTCAGGGGAAGTCCCGCCAAACTGCTCCAAACATATGGCGCGGAGACCATCGAACAGGCCATTGCAAACCTGCTATTACAAGAACATTCGAAGCAAGCACTTACCGCAAATTTCCAAAAGGCTAACTATTAA